The genomic window GGCCGGCCGATCACGTCGAAGAAGGCCTGCCAGTGCTTGTCGTTGTAGATCAGCACGCTCAGGTAGCCATCGGCCGTGGCGTAGGGCTTGCGGTGCGGCGCGAGCAGGCGCGCATAGCCGGTGGGGCCGAGCGGCGGCTCGAAGCTGTGGCCACCGAGGTGGTCGCCCATCACGAACTGCGAAAGCGCCTCGAACATCGGCACTTCCACCGCCTGGCCCTTGCCGGTGCGCTGCGCATGCAGCACGGCAGCCAACAGCGCGATGGCGGCCTGCAGGCCCACGGCGCGGTCGGCCAGCGTGACCGGGGCGTAGCGCGGCGCATCGCCGCTTTGCTGCGCAAAGAGCGAGGCGACGCCGGCCGCGCCTTGGATCAGGTCGTCGTACGCGGGCTTGCCGGCATACGGGCCTTCTTCGCCGTAGCCGAACGCGCCGAGGTAGACGATCTTCGGGTTGGCCGCAGCCACCGCTTCGTAGCCCAGCCCGAGCCGCGCCATCGCCTGCGGCCGCGTGTTGTAGATGAGCGCATCGCAGCCGGCCGCGAGCCGCAGGCAGGCCTCGCGGCCTTCGGGGTGCTTCAGGTCGAGCACGATCGAGCGCTTGTTGCGGTTGAGGTGCAGCGCCATCGCCCCCATGCCGGCATTGCGCATCGGACCGACCGCGCGCAGGTTGTCGCCTGAGGGAGGCTCGACCTTGACGATGTCCGCGCCCAGGTCGCCGAGCGTCTGCGTGGCGTAGGGGCCCATCACCACCGCCGTGAGGTCGAGGATGCGAATGCCGCGGAGTGGTCCCGTGGTGTTCATTTCTTTGCTCCTTCCCCTTCCGGGGGAAGGTTGGGATGGGGGCAGGCAGAGCGGTCGACGGGAACGCCGCTTGCCCCCACCCCTGCCCTCCCCCGGGAGGGGAGGGAGAAATACAGATTGCTCATTCCGGTTGAATGCCCGCAGCCTGGATCAGCTTCTTCCACTTGGCCAGCTCCGCCACAGTGAACGCACCCAACTCTTCAGGCGTGCTGCCGAACGCATCGAAGCCCAGCTTCGCCACGCGTTCGCGGAACACCGCCCCGCTCGCCATTTCCGACAGCGCCTTGTTGAGCTTCAGCACAACGTCGCGTGGCGTTCCGGCCGGTGCGAACACGCCGTTCCAGGAGGTGATGTCGAAGCCCTTGAGCTCGGGCGTGTCGGCCAGCGGCGGCAGTTCTGGAAAGAGCTTGGTGCGCTCTTGCGTGGTGACGGCAATCGCGCGCATCTTGCCGGCCTTCACCGTCGCGAGCCCCGCGGCAAGGTCGACCACCATCATCGACACCTGGCCGCCGATCAGGTCGGCGATGGCCGGCGGCGTGCTCTTGTAGGGCACGTGCAGCATCGGCACGCCGCTCATGCGCGACAGCGTGGCGCCGCTCACGATGCCGGTGCTGTTGCCGCTTGCATAAGTGAGCTTGCCCGGGTGGGCGCGGCCCCAGGCCAGCAGCTCGGCCACGCTCTTTACCGGCAGGTCGTTGTTCACCACCAGCATGAACGGCAGGTTGCCCATGCGGCTCACGGGCGCAAAATCTTTCACCGGGTCGTAGGGCAGCGACTTCATCAGGCTCGGGTTGGCCGAGTGCGTGGTGTTGGTCGTCATGAAGAGCGTGTAGCCGTCGGGCGGCGCCTTGGCCACGAACTCGGCGGCAATCACGCCGTTGGCGCCCGCGCGGTTGTCGACGATGACCGAGGTCTTCAGTGCCTCGCCCAGCATCTGCGCAGTGATGCGCGCCACCGCATCGGTGCCGCTGCCGGCAGCAAAGGGCACGATGAGCTTGATGGGCTGCTTCGGATAGCCCTCTTGCGCAAAGGCCCACGGCGCCGCGCCTGCCAGGCCTGCCGCGGCTCCGATGGAAATGAAACGGCGGCGGCTTGCCACCGCGACTGTTTCTGTCGCGTTCTTCGTCGTCTGCATGTTGTCTGTCTCCGGGGTTGTTGTCGGTCAGGGCCGGATCACGCGCTCCGGCAGTTCCTCGTACGGCGGGCTGTAGATGACCAGCACGCGCACCGGCTCGTCGCTCACCACCGTGAAGGTGTGCATTGCGTCGGCCGGAAAAAAGCAGCTGTCGCCCGGGTGCAGCTCTTGCCGCTGCCCGCCCACCTCTGCCACCGCCCGGCCTTCGAGCATGTAGCAGACCTGCTCGATGCCAGGGTGGGCATGGGGCAACGCGCCCTTGCCCTTCTGGATGTGGCCGACCAGCACCTCGAGTTGTTTCGCGCCCACGGTCTCGGGGCCGATGAGCCGCTTGTTGAGCGTGCCGGTGTGGTTGGCCGGGTGATAGCCGGCAATCTCGCTTTCGCGGACGAAGTAGCGTGGGGAGGTCATTGTTTTTCAGCCTTTGTGTTCGATGGCCAGGCAGGCCGAGCGCAGCATGGCGGCCACGTCGTCGATGCGGGGCTCCAGCCGGTAGCGCGGGCCCGCCACAGAGATGGCGTAGGCCTCGCCCCCGATGCGCAGCGGCCATGCAAGGCCGACCAGATCGGGAATGCTTTCGCCGAGGTTGCCGTACCAGCCGCGAGCCGGTGAGCGCTCGAGCTCTTGTTCGATGGCTTCGGCGGTGGTCAGCGTGGCGTCGGTCAGCGGCACCAGCCGGGTGGCTTCGAGCAGCTTGCGGCGCGCCTCGGGCGTGAGCGTGGAAAGCAGCGCGCGGCCCATCGAGTTGGCATAGGCCGGGCGGGTTTCGCCCGACTCGGCGGAGTAGCGAATGCTCTGCGGCGCGCTCAGCACTTCGAGGTAGACGACAGTGTTCGGGTCGCGGAACTTGCCGAACAGCACGGTTTCGCGCGTGCCGTCGCGCAGTTCTTCGAGCGCGGGCCGCACGCGGTCGAGCACCGGGTCGTGCGCCGCAATGATCTGCGCCATGGCGAGCAGCCGGCCGGTGGGGTAGTAGCCCTGACGGCGGCCGGTTTCGTACATGTAGCCCTGCTCTTCGAGCGTACGAATCAGCCCGAGGCAGCTGGACACGGGCATTTCGAGCAGGCGCGCCATTTCGGACAGCGCCAGTGGCTGCTTCTCCCGGGCGAAGAGCTCGACGATCTCGATTACGCGAAAAGCAGTTTTCACAACCATGAAGGAATTTTCGCGTATGTGAAAAACAAAAGCGTCAGGGTTTGCCCCTGGCTGCGCCTCCTTTCAGCGTAATCGTCGGTAACGCAGGCCGTTCGTTGTCAGTAGCCCCGGACCGGATCGACCACGCCGCTGACCGGCAGGCCCTGCTCCATGGCGCGGATCTTTCCGGCGATCTGGGCAATGGATTCCTCGCGCAGCGTGCGCGCCGAACCGTGCGGCGTGACCGTGATCTTCGGATGGCGCCAGAAGGCGTGGTCGGCGGGCAGCGGCTCGACCTGGAACACGTCGAGCGTGGCGCCCGCCAGCTGGTCCGCGTCGAGCATGGGGATCAGGTCGTCTTCGACCAGGTGCGCGCCGCGCGCAATGCTGATGAGATAGCCACCCGGCCGCAGCTTGCCCAGCGTTTGGCGGTTGAGAATCCCGCGCGTGGCATCGGTCAACGGCAGCAGGTTGACCAGCACACGCGTGGACGACAGGAACTCGTCGAACTGCGCTTCGCCACTGAACACCTTCACGCCGTCGATGGCCTTGGGCGAACGGCTCCAACCCAGCACCGGAAACTCGAACTGCGCCACGGCCTTGGCAACCCTCTCGCCCAGCACGCCCAGGCCCATGATGCCGACCGGAAAGTCGCGCCGCAGCCGCGGCTTGCGGTAGCTCCAGCGCCCTTCGCGCGCGTCGGCCTCGTAGACGTCGAATTCGCGGAAGTGCCGGATCAGCGTATGGCACACGTACTCGGCCATCTGCACCGACATGCCGGCATCGTCGAGCCGCACGATGCGCGTCTGCGGCGGCACCTTCAGCTTGAGCAGCGCGTCGACGCCCGCGCCGATGTTGAACAGGCCACGCAGCCCCGGCTGTTCGTCGAGCAACTGCTGCGGCGGCACCCACACCACGGCATGGTCGGCCTGGGCGGCACCCGGCTGCCAGGTCTCGATCTGCGCTTCAGGCAACTCGGCCTTGAGGCCTTCGATCCACGGTTCGGGGCGGTTGTCGGTGAGAGAGACGATGATTTTCATGGCTCAATCTTAGAGGGGCCGTTAGACGGGCTGCTGCAGGGGCCGGCCACGCCGCGGCCTGCCCGGGCCCATGACCAATGGCCGCTTGTAGCGCCCCGAGCCTTCTTCTATGCTGGTGCGCGACCGCCGAAGACATCGAAACACCAGGAGACCGAAGCAATGATCAAAGTCAGCGTGATGTACCCCTACACCGAGGGCGCCCGATTCGACCACGCCTACTACCGCGACACGCACATGCCGCTTCTGAAGGCACGCATGGGAGACGCCTGCAAGTCGTACACGATCGACAAGGGCCTGGCCGGCGGCGCACCCGGCACGCCGCCGACCTATGTCGGCATGTGCCATGTGTTCTGCGAATCGACCGAAGCTTTTCAGGCGGCCTTCGGCCCGCATGCCAAGGAGATCCTCGGCGACATCAGGAACTACACCGACATCGCGCCTGTAATGCAGATCAGCGAAGTGGTGGTGGGCTGATTCAAGCTGCTGCAGCGGCCATCCGCAACAATTCGTCGCCTTCGGCCACCTGCTCGCCGGGCGAGAACATCAGTTCTTCCACGGTGCCGTCGGCCGGCGCGGCGATGGTGTGCTCCATCTTCATCGCTTCCATCACCGCAAGCGGCTGGCCTCGGCTGACCTTGTCGCCAGCCTTGACCGCGAAAGACACGACCTTGCCGGGCATCGGCGCAGTGAGCCGGCCGCCTTCGGCGTGGGTGTCGCCGGCATGGGCCAGCCGATCGATGGCCGTGATTTTGGTCGCGCCCTTCGACGCGAACACGTGGGCGGTCGCGCCGTCCAGATGCACGTCGAGCGTCTGCCGCGTGCCCGCGAACTCGACTTCGAACTCGCCCGACGGGAACTGGCCCACGGCCAGCAGGCCTTGCACGCCACCGGCTTCGAGCCAGAGGCTGCCGTCGCGCTTGTACGTCACCAGGGCCGTCTCCTCGGCACCGCGAAACTCGAAGTCGAAGTGGCGCCGGTACTCGCCCATGGCGCGCCAGCCGTCGCGACGCTCGAACGGGTCGGGTGCGCCGGCCGGCCGTTCGGTGATCAGCGTGCGGGTGATGGCCGCCGCGGCGGCCAGCGGCAGGCCCAGTGCCTCGCGGTCGAACAGCACGGTGCGTTCGCGCTCGATCAGCGCGGTGTCGAGGTTCGCCTTCGAGAACGACTCGGTCGCGAGGATGCCGCGCAGAAACTGCACGTTGGTCGAAACGCCCACGATCTGCACCTGCGCCAGCGCCGCATCGAGCCGCGCCAGCGCCTCGTCGCGCGTGCTGCCGTGCACGATGAGCTTGGCGATCATCGAGTCGTAGAACGGCGAGATTTCGCCGCCCTCGCGCACGCCGTCGTCGATGCGCACGCGGCTGCGCTGGAAAGCCGTGGCCTGCGGTTTGCGGTACACGCGCAGCGTGCCGGTGGCCGGCAGAAAGTTGTTGTCGGGGTTCTCGGCGCAAATGCGCGCTTCGATGGCATGGCCATGAATCTGCAGCTCGGCCTGCTTGGCCGGTAGCGGCTCGCCCGAGGCCACGCGCAGCTGCCACTCCACCAGGTCGAGGCCGGTGATGGCTTCGGTCACCGGGTGTTCGACTTGCAGGCGTGTGTTCATCTCCATGAAGAAGAAGTTCATCTCGCCGCCTTCTCGCTGCTCCACGATGAATTCCACCGTGCCAGCGCCCACGTAATCGACGGCACGCGCCGCTGCCACAGCGGCTTCGCCCATCTGCTTGCGCATCGCCTCGGTCATGCCGGGTGCGGGCGCTTCCTCGAGCACCTTCTGGTGCCGGCGCTGCACCGAGCAATCACGCTCGAACAGGTAGACATAGTTGCCGTGCGTGTCGCCGAACACCTGGATCTCGATGTGGCGCGGGCGCTGCACGTACTTTTCGATGAGCACCGCGTCGTCGCCGAAGCTGTTGATTGCCTCGCGCTGGCATGAAGCGAGCGCCGCAGCAAAGTCTTCGGCCTTGTCGACCGCGCGCATGCCCTTGCCGCCGCCGCCCGCGCTGGCCTTGATGAGCACCGGATAGCCGATGCGGTCGGCCTCGCGCTGCAGCAGAGCCGGCTCCTGGTCATGACCGTGATAGCCGGGCACGAGCGGCACGCCGGCTTTTTCCATCAGCTGCTTCGACTCCGCCTTCAGTCCCATCGCCTTGATTGCCGAGGGCGGCGGGCCGATGAAGACAAGCCCTGCATCAGCGCAGGCCTGCGCGAATTCTTCGTTCTCGCTCAGGAAGCCGTAGCCGGGGTGCACCGCTTCGGCGCCCGTGGCCTTGGCGGCCTCGAGGATCTTCTGCCAGCGCAGGTAGCTGTCTTTCGGCGCGCTGCCGCCCAGGTGCACCGACTCATCGCAGGCGCGCACGTGGTTGGCATGCGCGTCGGCATCGGAGTACACGGCCACGGTACGGATCGCCATGCGACGGGCAGTAGCGGCCACGCGGCACGCGATCTCGCCACGGTTGGCGATCAGGATCTTCTTAAACATTCGGAGTGTCTCCCGGAGGATTCTTTTTCAGTTGAAATGCAGGCGTGACGCCCGGATCGGGTCGGCCGCTGAAGATGCGGGCCACGCGGCTGAACAATGCCTTCAGAAAGCGCCAGCTCTTGCGGATGAGCCACACGCTGAGCACAAGCACCAGCACAAAAAGCACCAGGAAGACCAGCGGATGCGCCACCGCCAGCCACAGGCCGGCCGGCACCATGCTGTCTTCGACCAGCGACGCGCCCACATTCGAGAAAGGCTCGGGCGATGTATTGATGGCCGCGCGCGTGGTGGCCTTGGCTGCATGTGCGGTGGCCGCAAAGCCGCCGCCAAGCAGCGCCGCAACAACCGCCATGGCCCCATGGTCGGCGCCGAACACGCTGGCCGCGAGTGCCGCGCCGGCCGGAATGCGAATGGCGGTGTGCACCACGTCCCAGAGCGAGTCGAGGCCGGGAATCTTGTCGGCGAAGAACTCGATGAACACCATGAAGCCGCTCGCCGCAATGACGACCGGATGCGCGAGCATCTGCAGCCCGCCGGGCAGCGGCACCCAGCCGAAGTAGCCGGCCAGCCCGGTGAGCAGCACGACCAGGTACAGCCGCACGCCGCTGGCCCAGCCGATAGCGGCGGCCAGGGCAAGCAGTTGGGGCATGTCGAGCGCGTTCATGGCGTGCGCTCAGCGGCCGAGCCAGGACGGCTTGCGTTTCTGCAGGAAGGCCTGCACGCCTTCGCGGCCTTCGTCGCTTGCGCGGATGTCGGCAATGCCCTCCACCGTCTTGGCAATCAGCGCGTCGTCGATCTCGCGCCCGTCCACGTCGGCGATCAGCTGCTTGCAGGCCCGTACCGCGGCAGGGCTGGCACCGGTGAGCGC from Variovorax paradoxus includes these protein-coding regions:
- a CDS encoding DUF4126 domain-containing protein; protein product: MNALDMPQLLALAAAIGWASGVRLYLVVLLTGLAGYFGWVPLPGGLQMLAHPVVIAASGFMVFIEFFADKIPGLDSLWDVVHTAIRIPAGAALAASVFGADHGAMAVVAALLGGGFAATAHAAKATTRAAINTSPEPFSNVGASLVEDSMVPAGLWLAVAHPLVFLVLFVLVLVLSVWLIRKSWRFLKALFSRVARIFSGRPDPGVTPAFQLKKNPPGDTPNV
- a CDS encoding cupin domain-containing protein translates to MTSPRYFVRESEIAGYHPANHTGTLNKRLIGPETVGAKQLEVLVGHIQKGKGALPHAHPGIEQVCYMLEGRAVAEVGGQRQELHPGDSCFFPADAMHTFTVVSDEPVRVLVIYSPPYEELPERVIRP
- a CDS encoding CaiB/BaiF CoA transferase family protein; translated protein: MNTTGPLRGIRILDLTAVVMGPYATQTLGDLGADIVKVEPPSGDNLRAVGPMRNAGMGAMALHLNRNKRSIVLDLKHPEGREACLRLAAGCDALIYNTRPQAMARLGLGYEAVAAANPKIVYLGAFGYGEEGPYAGKPAYDDLIQGAAGVASLFAQQSGDAPRYAPVTLADRAVGLQAAIALLAAVLHAQRTGKGQAVEVPMFEALSQFVMGDHLGGHSFEPPLGPTGYARLLAPHRKPYATADGYLSVLIYNDKHWQAFFDVIGRPELRDSPMFGTHTARAANIGAVYAFVAEVMATRGSDEWMAVLEAADIPVARLHSTDSLLDDPHLRAVGFFPELDHPSEGRIRTLAPVGRYSATPAAIRRPAPRIGEQSVELLREAGYASEEIDRMLARGVTLQPEPTKDSE
- a CDS encoding Bug family tripartite tricarboxylate transporter substrate binding protein, with amino-acid sequence MQTTKNATETVAVASRRRFISIGAAAGLAGAAPWAFAQEGYPKQPIKLIVPFAAGSGTDAVARITAQMLGEALKTSVIVDNRAGANGVIAAEFVAKAPPDGYTLFMTTNTTHSANPSLMKSLPYDPVKDFAPVSRMGNLPFMLVVNNDLPVKSVAELLAWGRAHPGKLTYASGNSTGIVSGATLSRMSGVPMLHVPYKSTPPAIADLIGGQVSMMVVDLAAGLATVKAGKMRAIAVTTQERTKLFPELPPLADTPELKGFDITSWNGVFAPAGTPRDVVLKLNKALSEMASGAVFRERVAKLGFDAFGSTPEELGAFTVAELAKWKKLIQAAGIQPE
- a CDS encoding acetyl/propionyl/methylcrotonyl-CoA carboxylase subunit alpha, giving the protein MFKKILIANRGEIACRVAATARRMAIRTVAVYSDADAHANHVRACDESVHLGGSAPKDSYLRWQKILEAAKATGAEAVHPGYGFLSENEEFAQACADAGLVFIGPPPSAIKAMGLKAESKQLMEKAGVPLVPGYHGHDQEPALLQREADRIGYPVLIKASAGGGGKGMRAVDKAEDFAAALASCQREAINSFGDDAVLIEKYVQRPRHIEIQVFGDTHGNYVYLFERDCSVQRRHQKVLEEAPAPGMTEAMRKQMGEAAVAAARAVDYVGAGTVEFIVEQREGGEMNFFFMEMNTRLQVEHPVTEAITGLDLVEWQLRVASGEPLPAKQAELQIHGHAIEARICAENPDNNFLPATGTLRVYRKPQATAFQRSRVRIDDGVREGGEISPFYDSMIAKLIVHGSTRDEALARLDAALAQVQIVGVSTNVQFLRGILATESFSKANLDTALIERERTVLFDREALGLPLAAAAAITRTLITERPAGAPDPFERRDGWRAMGEYRRHFDFEFRGAEETALVTYKRDGSLWLEAGGVQGLLAVGQFPSGEFEVEFAGTRQTLDVHLDGATAHVFASKGATKITAIDRLAHAGDTHAEGGRLTAPMPGKVVSFAVKAGDKVSRGQPLAVMEAMKMEHTIAAPADGTVEELMFSPGEQVAEGDELLRMAAAAA
- a CDS encoding EthD family reductase — encoded protein: MIKVSVMYPYTEGARFDHAYYRDTHMPLLKARMGDACKSYTIDKGLAGGAPGTPPTYVGMCHVFCESTEAFQAAFGPHAKEILGDIRNYTDIAPVMQISEVVVG
- a CDS encoding IclR family transcriptional regulator, which codes for MVVKTAFRVIEIVELFAREKQPLALSEMARLLEMPVSSCLGLIRTLEEQGYMYETGRRQGYYPTGRLLAMAQIIAAHDPVLDRVRPALEELRDGTRETVLFGKFRDPNTVVYLEVLSAPQSIRYSAESGETRPAYANSMGRALLSTLTPEARRKLLEATRLVPLTDATLTTAEAIEQELERSPARGWYGNLGESIPDLVGLAWPLRIGGEAYAISVAGPRYRLEPRIDDVAAMLRSACLAIEHKG
- a CDS encoding 2-hydroxyacid dehydrogenase, translating into MKIIVSLTDNRPEPWIEGLKAELPEAQIETWQPGAAQADHAVVWVPPQQLLDEQPGLRGLFNIGAGVDALLKLKVPPQTRIVRLDDAGMSVQMAEYVCHTLIRHFREFDVYEADAREGRWSYRKPRLRRDFPVGIMGLGVLGERVAKAVAQFEFPVLGWSRSPKAIDGVKVFSGEAQFDEFLSSTRVLVNLLPLTDATRGILNRQTLGKLRPGGYLISIARGAHLVEDDLIPMLDADQLAGATLDVFQVEPLPADHAFWRHPKITVTPHGSARTLREESIAQIAGKIRAMEQGLPVSGVVDPVRGY